The DNA window CAGTTCTCGATTGTTTCATCATCAGGATCGAGAGAATCTTCAAAATAGTGTACGCCTAATTCCTCGCAGTATGCCTTTAATGAAGACGTATCATAATCCGCTATCTTTATATGCGCTGCAGAAAGAGAAAATGAAAGATCAGAAAATGTATTCAGGTAGGATAAAATATATAAGAGAGTTGCACTGTCTTTGCCGCCTGAGAGTGCCACAGCAAGCGATTCCTCTTTGAGCAGTAATTTATAAGTTCTGATGGCACGCAATACATCATTAATAAACCATTTTCCATAATTCTTATTGAAAATTATCTTTCTCATCAATGTTTAAGATTCATGATCAAATACGCTCTTTTGTTTCATCTCATCTATAAAATGGAGAATTTTATCTTTGATCTCATCCCGGAGTATGCGTGTTTTTTTGAGTATTTCATCTCTTGATCCTTGATATTTAGATGGATCATCAAAACTCCAATGAAAGCGTTTAACAGCTCCGGGAAAAATTGGACATTTTTCTTCAGCTTTTCTTTCGCAAACAGTTATTACTACTGACATATGTTTTCCTT is part of the Candidatus Cloacimonadota bacterium genome and encodes:
- a CDS encoding arsenate reductase ArsC, whose product is MKKPRVLFVCVHNSARSQIAEAYLKKFAGADYEVLSAGLVPGTINPFMIDVMKEEGIDISHNKTTSVFELFKEGKHMSVVITVCERKAEEKCPIFPGAVKRFHWSFDDPSKYQGSRDEILKKTRILRDEIKDKILHFIDEMKQKSVFDHES